Proteins from a single region of Xenopus laevis strain J_2021 chromosome 9_10S, Xenopus_laevis_v10.1, whole genome shotgun sequence:
- the srsf6.S gene encoding serine/arginine-rich splicing factor 6 S homeolog isoform X1: MRQAGEVTYADAHKERANEGVIEFRSYSDMKRAVEKLDGTEINGRRIRLVEGKTRHRRPYSGSHSRSRSRSRRRSRSRSRHPSHSRSRSQSRSPAKKSRSRSLAKSSHSQSPGKSQSRSRSRSRSKERSSKPKSLHGSQSRSISRGKQDRSRSRSKGLVERSRSRSREDYVRSRSRSKGMGERSRSWAKVKDDRSHSRSKAKDDRSRSRSKVKDDRSRSRSKAKDDRSRSRSKDDRSRSRSKAKDDRSRSRSKAKDDRSRSRSKSKDDRSRSRSKAKDDRSRSRSKSKDDRARSRSKAKDDRSRSRSKAKDDRSRSRSKAKDERSRSRSKDEMSLSRSRENRERSRSPSKSKHDRSRSQGKHEMSGSRSKSKRDRSGSRSTSKQERSNSRSKSKRERSSSRSKSKRERSSSHSQSKRERSSSRSKSKRERSSSRSKSKWERSRSRSKSKRERSHSHSKGKRERSRSRSKGKRGNSEGRPNAKKARSTRSRSGSHSPQQNGKGGARSRSQSPLPASSSKERSLSPLPRAASASSSRSRSSSRE, from the exons ATGAGGCAGGCGGGCGAGGTGACATACGCTGATGCCCATAAGGAGCGTGCCAATGAGGGGGTTATAGAGTTCAGGTCTTACTCTGATATGAAGAGAGCTGTGGAGAAGTTGGATGGCACAGAGATAAATGGACGCAGAATCCGGCTAGTGGAAGGAAAGACTCGTCACAGGAGGCCTTATTCTGGTAGCCACTCCAG ATCACGATCTCGTAGCAGGCGAAGATCGCGCAGCAGGAGTAGGCATCCTAGCCACAGCAGGTCCAGGAGTCAATCTCGTTCACCTGCCAAGAAAAGCCGGTCTCGTTCCCTTGCAAAGAGCAGCCATTCACAGTCACCTGGAAAGAGCCAGTCCCG GTCTAGATCAAGATCCAGAAGTAAAGAAAGGTCAAGCAAGCCAAAGTCTTTGCATGGTTCACAATCACGTAGCATATCCCGAGGAAAACAGGACAGATCTCGTAGTCGCTCTAAAGGCCTGGTCGAAAGGTCACGCAGTAGATCAAGAGAAGATTATGTAAGGTCTCGCAGTCGCTCCAAAGGCATGGGTGAACGGTCTCGTAGTTGGGCCAAAGTTAAGGATGACCGATCACACAGCCGATCCAAGGCTAAGGATGACAGATCTCGTAGCCGATCCAAAGTTAAGGATGACAGATCTCGCAGCCGATCCAAGGCTAAGGATGACCGATCTCGCAGCAGATCCAAGGATGACCGGTCTCGCAGCCGATCCAAGGCTAAGGATGACAGATCTCGCAGCCGTTCCAAGGCTAAGGATGACAGATCTCGCAGCCGATCCAAGTCCAAGGATGACAGATCTCGCAGCCGATCCAAGGCTAAGGATGACAGGTCTCGTAGCCGATCCAAGTCTAAGGATGACAGAGCTCGCAGCCGATCCAAAGCTAAGGATGACAGGTCTCGCAGCCGATCCAAAGCTAAGGATGACAGGTCTCGCAGCCGATCCAAAGCTAAGGATGAAAGATCTCGCAGTCGGTCTAAAGATGAAATGTCGCTCAGTCGGTCCAGAGAGAACAGGGAAAGATCGCGCAGTCCATCAAAAAGCAAGCATGACAGATCTCGTAGCCAAGGCAAGCATGAGATGTCTGGCAGCCGGTCGAAGAGCAAGCGTGATAGGTCTGGTAGCAGGTCAACAAGCAAGCAAGAAAGGTCTAACAGTCGGTCAAAATCCAAGCGGGAAAGGTCAAGTAGTCGCTCAAAATCCAAGCGGGAAAGGTCAAGTAGTCACTCACAATCCAAGCGGGAAAGGTCAAGTAGTCGCTCAAAATCCAAGCGGGAAAGGTCAAGTAGTCGCTCAAAATCCAAGTGGGAAAGATCCCGTAGTAGATCAAAGAGCAAGCGGGAAAGATCCCACAGCCATTCCAAAGGCAAAAGAGAGAGATCACGCAGTCGTTCCAAAGGCAAAAGGGGTAATTCTGAAGGTCGTCCCAATGCAAAGAAGGCAAGGTCTACTCGCAGTCGTTCCGGATCCCATTCTCCACAGCAGAATGGAAAGGGAGGTGCACGATCCCGCTCCCAGTCTCCTCTTCCAGCTTCTAGTAGCAAGGAGCGGTCTCTCAGCCCTCTTCCTCGAGCTGCTTCTGCTTCCAGTTCTAGGTCTCGCTCTAGTTCTCGAGAATAG